From Pelomonas sp. SE-A7, a single genomic window includes:
- a CDS encoding alpha/beta fold hydrolase: protein MSASQRPSLQYRAPLWLPGGQAQTIWPALFSRRIEGPAPRFRRERWHTPDGDFIDVDWLDEGQAAPGAPLLVLFHGLEGSSQSHYAQAFACVARERGWAFALPHFRGCSGELNLAPRAYHSGDHEEIGWMLGRFKAAHDGDLIAAGVSLGGNALLRWAEEAGDTASDIARAVSSICSPVDLAACGRAIGRGFNRLVYTRMFLRSMVPKALKKLDQHPGLFDGERLREVRDLYEFDNLFTAPLHGYRDTEDYWARASAKPHLHRIRIPALVLNARNDPFVPADSLPTQGEVDNDRVRLWQPPHGGHVGFPAGWPPGQVMGIPQQVCAWLAQAL from the coding sequence TTGAGCGCATCGCAGCGACCCAGCCTGCAATACCGCGCCCCGCTGTGGTTGCCCGGTGGTCAGGCCCAGACCATCTGGCCGGCCCTGTTCTCGCGCCGCATAGAGGGCCCGGCGCCGCGGTTCCGGCGCGAGCGCTGGCACACGCCCGACGGCGACTTCATCGACGTGGACTGGCTGGACGAAGGCCAGGCCGCGCCCGGCGCGCCGCTGCTGGTGCTGTTCCACGGGCTCGAAGGCAGTTCGCAGAGCCACTATGCCCAGGCCTTTGCCTGCGTGGCCCGTGAGCGCGGCTGGGCCTTTGCGCTGCCGCATTTCCGCGGCTGCTCGGGCGAGCTGAACCTGGCGCCGCGCGCCTACCACTCGGGCGACCATGAAGAGATCGGCTGGATGCTGGGTCGCTTCAAGGCGGCGCACGACGGCGATCTGATCGCCGCCGGCGTCTCGCTCGGTGGCAATGCCCTGCTGCGCTGGGCCGAGGAGGCGGGCGACACGGCTTCAGACATCGCCCGCGCGGTCAGTTCGATCTGCTCGCCGGTGGATCTGGCGGCTTGCGGTCGCGCCATAGGCCGCGGCTTCAATCGACTGGTCTACACCCGCATGTTCCTGCGCAGCATGGTGCCCAAGGCGCTGAAGAAGCTGGACCAGCATCCCGGCCTGTTCGATGGCGAGCGCCTGCGTGAGGTGCGCGACCTCTACGAATTCGACAATCTGTTCACCGCACCGCTGCACGGCTACCGCGACACCGAGGACTACTGGGCCCGCGCCTCGGCCAAGCCGCATCTGCACCGCATCCGCATCCCGGCCCTGGTGCTGAATGCCCGCAACGACCCCTTCGTGCCAGCCGATTCCCTGCCCACGCAGGGCGAGGTCGACAACGACAGGGTGCGGCTGTGGCAACCGCCGCATGGCGGCCATGTGGGCTTCCCGGCCGGCTGGCCCCCAGGCCAAGTGATGGGCATTCCGCAGCAGGTCTGCGCCTGGCTGGCACAGGCGCTCTAG
- a CDS encoding DUF2946 family protein — translation MDPIVEAALKKWPNVPHCYGWLALDARGDWYMRDERIQRAGPFPKVKGSRIDHRKLLEFIGRNYAHDEHGAWFFQNGPQRVYVELEAAPWIWRVGPGGELSSHTGLSATAGQCWLDENDRLFISTELGLGLVHSMDMHEAAAAVEQGLWAPGPGNHAELLNRHAVQLKPHP, via the coding sequence ATGGACCCCATCGTCGAAGCCGCGCTGAAGAAGTGGCCCAACGTGCCGCATTGCTACGGCTGGCTGGCGCTGGACGCACGCGGCGATTGGTACATGCGCGACGAGCGCATCCAGCGCGCCGGCCCCTTCCCCAAGGTCAAGGGCAGCCGCATCGACCACCGCAAGCTGCTCGAGTTCATAGGCCGCAACTACGCCCATGACGAACACGGCGCCTGGTTCTTCCAGAACGGGCCGCAGCGGGTCTACGTGGAACTGGAGGCCGCGCCCTGGATCTGGCGCGTAGGCCCGGGCGGTGAACTGAGCAGCCACACCGGCTTGAGCGCCACCGCAGGGCAATGCTGGCTGGACGAGAACGACCGCCTGTTCATCAGCACCGAGCTAGGCCTGGGCCTGGTCCACAGCATGGACATGCACGAGGCGGCCGCGGCCGTCGAGCAAGGCCTCTGGGCGCCCGGGCCGGGCAACCATGCCGAGCTGCTGAACCGCCATGCGGTCCAGTTGAAGCCACACCCCTGA
- a CDS encoding c-type cytochrome has product MSGTQDHAHDHGAHEGPIKTPKQLMWAVGFAFVVPVLVIVMLAMYVTAAVKPAAGSSGLDEQAVAARIQPVGTIEIKDANDAASMKTGEQVFQAQCAACHATGAAGAPKLGDAAAWGPRLKGGVEALLTSALKGKGNMGAQGGGDFSDFEIKRAVVYMANQGGAKFEEPKAPAAAASAAK; this is encoded by the coding sequence ATGAGCGGAACCCAAGACCACGCGCACGACCACGGAGCCCATGAAGGCCCGATCAAGACGCCCAAGCAACTGATGTGGGCGGTCGGTTTCGCCTTCGTGGTGCCGGTGCTGGTGATCGTCATGCTGGCCATGTACGTGACCGCCGCCGTCAAGCCGGCTGCCGGCAGCTCGGGCCTGGATGAGCAGGCCGTCGCCGCCCGCATCCAGCCGGTCGGCACGATCGAGATCAAGGATGCCAACGATGCCGCTTCGATGAAGACCGGTGAGCAGGTGTTCCAGGCTCAGTGCGCCGCCTGCCATGCCACCGGCGCCGCCGGTGCTCCCAAGCTGGGCGATGCCGCGGCCTGGGGCCCTCGCCTGAAGGGTGGCGTCGAGGCGCTGCTGACTTCGGCCCTCAAGGGCAAGGGCAATATGGGCGCCCAGGGTGGTGGCGACTTCAGCGACTTCGAGATCAAGCGCGCCGTCGTCTACATGGCCAACCAGGGCGGTGCCAAGTTCGAGGAGCCCAAGGCTCCGGCAGCCGCCGCTTCGGCCGCCAAGTAA
- a CDS encoding tetratricopeptide repeat protein, whose translation MRNGTTTFRPSGAWRGLLLGLLMLLSVAAFAGAKEEIQTHMRAGRWEAADRQLVQVLDKHPDNALAHYWRAQTQLKLGHADQAKSELAKAVELDPAEKFAGDKAALAKLKSRLDLGQTRVAAAEEPARAQVQQEPAARVEAPQPTAQAPVERERRRSGFGFWMLLLVGVGFVGPLAYLFIRKQKNEQLSVDRDLWRGRLKEASGDLDNALRFSDASDQLSPEAKLGNYDRVRQAKAEIDGLIASLPSAQDFDQTARVVERSKDLAADLRGEPRPSDIRREQEAANLAYERDMRTRQMEARANQPAVFNQGAGVGSVLPTVAAAAVGLAIGSAMSNAHGRSRDDEDEMRRRDAEYDRLSGGSNLGSGGGDFGGSDLDLGGGGDSSSDWSGGADTGGSSDASFD comes from the coding sequence ATGAGGAACGGCACCACTACTTTCCGCCCGAGCGGCGCCTGGCGCGGCCTGCTGCTGGGGCTGCTGATGCTGCTGTCCGTGGCGGCCTTTGCCGGCGCCAAGGAAGAGATCCAGACCCATATGCGGGCCGGCCGCTGGGAGGCGGCCGACCGCCAGCTGGTCCAGGTCCTGGACAAGCATCCGGACAACGCTCTGGCCCACTACTGGCGGGCCCAGACTCAGCTCAAGCTGGGCCATGCGGACCAGGCCAAGTCCGAGCTGGCCAAGGCCGTGGAACTGGACCCGGCCGAGAAATTCGCCGGCGACAAGGCGGCGCTGGCCAAGCTCAAGTCGCGGCTGGATCTGGGCCAGACCCGCGTGGCCGCCGCGGAAGAGCCGGCACGCGCCCAGGTGCAGCAGGAGCCGGCGGCCCGCGTCGAAGCGCCGCAGCCTACGGCGCAAGCACCGGTCGAGCGCGAACGTAGGCGCTCCGGCTTCGGCTTCTGGATGCTGCTGCTGGTCGGCGTGGGCTTCGTCGGGCCGCTGGCTTATCTGTTCATTCGCAAGCAGAAGAACGAGCAGCTCTCGGTCGATCGCGACCTGTGGCGTGGCCGGCTGAAGGAAGCCAGCGGCGACCTCGACAACGCGCTGCGCTTCAGCGATGCCAGCGACCAGCTCAGCCCCGAGGCCAAGCTCGGCAATTACGACCGGGTGCGTCAGGCCAAGGCCGAGATCGACGGGCTGATTGCTTCACTGCCGTCCGCCCAGGACTTCGACCAGACCGCCCGCGTGGTGGAGCGCAGCAAGGACCTGGCCGCCGACCTGCGCGGCGAGCCGCGGCCCAGCGACATCCGCCGCGAGCAGGAAGCGGCCAACCTGGCTTACGAGCGCGACATGCGGACGCGCCAGATGGAGGCGCGGGCCAACCAGCCGGCGGTCTTCAACCAGGGCGCTGGTGTCGGGTCGGTGCTGCCCACCGTAGCCGCCGCCGCTGTGGGCCTGGCCATTGGCAGCGCGATGAGCAATGCCCATGGCCGCAGCCGCGATGACGAAGACGAGATGCGCCGGCGCGATGCCGAGTACGACCGCCTGTCGGGCGGCAGCAATCTCGGCAGCGGCGGTGGCGATTTCGGTGGCTCGGACCTGGACCTGGGTGGCGGTGGCGACAGCAGCTCGGACTGGAGCGGCGGGGCGGATACCGGAGGGAGCAGCGACGCGAGCTTCGATTGA
- a CDS encoding circularly permuted type 2 ATP-grasp protein produces the protein MHALTLPPPGHHDEMLLADGRLRPHYQAFGDWLQAQSPETLAKKRTEADLLFHKVGITFAVYGDEAGAERLIPFDMVPRIVPASEWTMLEKGLRQRVTALNRFLWDIYHDHEILKAGLIPAEQVLGNAQYQKAMQGLDLPHGIYAHITGVDLIRHSDGGYYVLEDNLRVPSGVSYMLENRKMMMRLFPELFSRYSIAPVQHYPTLLLNTLRHASPVDNPTAVVLTPGPFNSAYFEHAFLAQQMGVELVEGQDLFVKDDWLYMRTTVGPKRVDVIYRRIDDAFLDPLAFRPDSMLGVPGLLSVYQKGHLILANAIGTGVADDKSIYPYVPDMIRFYLGEEPILNNVPTWQCRKAADLDHVLNHMKDLVVKEVHGAGGYGMLVGPASTAAEVEDFKLRVKANPSNYIAQPTLCLSSCPTFVESGIAPRHIDLRPFVLTGREITMVAGGLTRVALKEGSLVVNSSQGGGTKDTWILETDVQPPHSLRSLPPEGAQASLGAARRES, from the coding sequence ATGCACGCGCTGACCCTGCCGCCCCCTGGCCACCATGACGAGATGCTGCTGGCCGATGGCCGGCTGCGGCCCCACTACCAGGCCTTCGGCGACTGGCTGCAGGCGCAGTCGCCCGAGACCCTGGCCAAGAAGCGGACCGAGGCCGACCTGCTGTTCCACAAGGTCGGCATCACCTTTGCCGTCTACGGTGACGAGGCCGGTGCCGAGCGCCTGATCCCCTTCGACATGGTGCCCCGCATCGTGCCGGCTTCCGAATGGACGATGCTGGAGAAGGGCCTGCGCCAGCGGGTCACGGCACTGAACCGCTTCCTCTGGGACATCTACCATGACCACGAGATCCTCAAGGCCGGCCTGATCCCGGCCGAGCAGGTGCTGGGCAATGCCCAGTACCAGAAGGCCATGCAGGGCCTGGACCTGCCGCACGGCATCTACGCCCACATCACCGGCGTCGACCTGATACGCCATTCGGACGGCGGCTACTACGTGCTGGAGGACAACCTGCGCGTGCCCTCGGGCGTCAGCTACATGCTGGAGAACCGCAAGATGATGATGCGGCTCTTCCCGGAGCTGTTCTCGCGCTATTCCATCGCTCCGGTCCAGCACTACCCCACCCTGCTGCTGAACACGCTGCGCCACGCCAGCCCGGTGGACAACCCGACCGCCGTGGTGCTGACCCCGGGCCCGTTCAACTCGGCCTATTTCGAGCATGCCTTCCTGGCCCAGCAGATGGGCGTGGAGCTGGTCGAGGGCCAGGACCTGTTCGTCAAGGACGACTGGCTCTACATGCGCACCACGGTGGGCCCCAAGCGGGTGGACGTGATCTACCGCCGCATCGACGACGCCTTCCTCGACCCGCTGGCCTTCCGGCCCGACTCGATGCTGGGCGTGCCGGGCCTGCTCTCGGTCTATCAGAAGGGCCACCTGATCCTGGCCAATGCAATAGGCACGGGCGTGGCGGACGACAAGTCCATCTACCCCTATGTGCCGGACATGATCCGCTTCTACCTGGGCGAGGAGCCCATCCTCAACAACGTGCCGACCTGGCAGTGCCGCAAGGCGGCCGACCTGGACCATGTGCTGAACCACATGAAGGACCTGGTGGTGAAGGAGGTCCATGGCGCCGGCGGCTACGGCATGCTGGTCGGGCCGGCCTCGACGGCGGCCGAGGTCGAGGACTTCAAGCTCCGGGTCAAGGCCAACCCCAGCAACTACATCGCGCAGCCGACGCTGTGCTTGTCCAGTTGCCCGACCTTCGTCGAGAGCGGCATCGCGCCAAGACACATCGACTTGCGGCCCTTTGTCCTGACCGGACGAGAGATCACGATGGTGGCCGGCGGGCTGACGCGCGTCGCCCTCAAGGAAGGTTCCTTGGTGGTGAACAGCAGCCAAGGCGGCGGCACCAAAGACACCTGGATCCTGGAGACAGACGTGCAGCCCCCACATTCGCTTCGCTCATTGCCCCCCGAGGGGGCGCAGGCCTCCCTAGGGGCGGCCCGTCGGGAGTCCTGA